A window of the Streptomyces sp. JB150 genome harbors these coding sequences:
- a CDS encoding GGDEF domain-containing protein: protein MHSWSDTLRFAFQPVVNLSTGGIAAQEVLARPETGDVLAEARRDPELDGRLAASAVRAAVRHETLLPLHVNVFAGTLADLGGLGPLHDAVRAAGRLPGEVTVDIGPPYTHVPQRGLLDAVAALRGLGFRISADGVGDGDLPLRLLADLAPDLVKLDASLLARPAAVRAMRTLCDELGALLAVEGVETEAQCAAALSAGAQLAQGTLFAPPTRLPAAGVYVPARSPAVEGGARTGPSVRQFVRPAALLPDTASASEVRSLLTGSPDVSGVLLVDRDGLPVRSVHRSRFLLSMSGRYGHALYADRPAARLGDPPRTVGVEATAWEVLDVVADGERDRTSDDVAVVDGYGRCVGVVRLADLVRALAESRVEEAAGLNPLTRLPGSDAITAEVDRWIADGREFALSWLDVDHFKQVNDGAGFAAGDELIRSVGWALQRAASGSTRVGHIGGDDFLVLSEPEALGPLAASVLDSPWSAGGRPVTLSLATVVCGPGGVGDHRQAAACLAPLKKAAKALSGASWVLGRAGVPGHRVLRGVEGMPGEAERREAGAETGAGAEAARREAGAEAGAGAEAGSGVPAWWGAGARTGVPRRAQGRGEGPRVGGRGA, encoded by the coding sequence GTGCACTCCTGGTCGGACACGCTCCGCTTCGCTTTCCAGCCGGTGGTCAATCTGTCCACCGGCGGGATCGCGGCGCAGGAGGTCCTCGCCCGCCCGGAAACCGGTGACGTGCTGGCCGAGGCCCGCCGGGATCCCGAACTCGACGGCCGGCTGGCCGCGTCGGCGGTGCGGGCCGCGGTGCGTCACGAGACGCTGCTGCCGCTGCACGTCAACGTGTTCGCCGGGACGCTCGCGGATCTCGGCGGGCTCGGCCCGCTGCACGACGCGGTGCGCGCGGCGGGACGGCTGCCGGGCGAGGTGACCGTCGACATCGGCCCGCCGTACACCCATGTGCCGCAGCGCGGCCTGCTGGACGCCGTGGCCGCCCTGCGGGGGCTCGGCTTCCGGATCAGCGCGGACGGTGTGGGGGACGGCGACCTGCCGCTTCGGCTGCTCGCGGATCTGGCGCCCGACCTGGTGAAGCTGGACGCGTCGCTGCTGGCCCGGCCGGCCGCCGTGCGGGCCATGCGGACGCTGTGCGACGAGCTGGGAGCGCTGCTGGCCGTCGAGGGGGTGGAGACCGAGGCGCAGTGCGCGGCCGCGCTGTCGGCCGGGGCGCAGCTGGCGCAGGGCACGCTGTTCGCCCCGCCGACCAGGCTGCCCGCGGCCGGAGTGTACGTTCCGGCCCGCTCCCCCGCCGTCGAGGGCGGGGCGCGCACCGGCCCGTCGGTACGGCAGTTCGTACGGCCGGCGGCGCTGCTGCCCGACACCGCGTCGGCGTCCGAGGTGCGGTCGCTGCTGACCGGGTCGCCGGACGTGTCCGGGGTGCTGCTCGTGGACCGCGACGGCCTGCCGGTCCGCTCGGTGCACCGGTCCCGGTTCCTGCTGTCCATGTCGGGGCGGTACGGGCACGCGCTGTACGCCGACCGGCCGGCGGCGCGGCTGGGCGATCCGCCGCGCACGGTGGGTGTCGAGGCCACCGCGTGGGAGGTGCTGGACGTGGTGGCGGACGGCGAGCGGGACCGGACGTCGGACGACGTGGCGGTCGTCGACGGGTACGGGCGGTGCGTGGGGGTCGTACGGCTGGCGGATCTGGTGCGGGCGCTGGCGGAGTCGCGGGTGGAGGAGGCGGCCGGGCTCAATCCGCTGACGCGGCTGCCGGGTTCGGACGCGATCACCGCCGAGGTGGACCGGTGGATCGCGGACGGGCGGGAGTTCGCGCTGAGCTGGCTGGATGTCGACCACTTCAAGCAGGTGAACGACGGGGCCGGGTTCGCGGCAGGGGACGAGCTGATCCGGTCGGTGGGGTGGGCGCTGCAGCGCGCGGCGTCGGGCAGTACCCGCGTGGGGCACATCGGCGGGGACGACTTCCTGGTGCTGAGCGAGCCGGAAGCCCTCGGTCCGCTCGCCGCGTCGGTGCTCGACAGCCCGTGGTCGGCGGGCGGACGGCCGGTGACCCTGTCGCTGGCCACGGTCGTGTGCGGGCCCGGCGGTGTGGGCGATCACCGGCAGGCGGCGGCCTGTCTTGCGCCGCTGAAGAAGGCCGCGAAGGCGTTGAGCGGGGCGAGTTGGGTGTTGGGGCGGGCGGGGGTGCCGGGGCATCGGGTGCTGCGGGGTGTGGAGGGGATGCCTGGGGAGGCGGAGCGTCGGGAGGCGGGTGCGGAAACCGGTGCCGGTGCGGAAGCGGCGCGTCGGGAGGCGGGTGCGGAGGCCGGCGCGGGTGCGGAGGCGGGGAGTGGGGTGCCCGCGTGGTGGGGTGCCGGTGCGCGAACGGGAGTACCGCGACGGGCGCAGGGCCGTGGAGAAGGGCCTCGGGTGGGGGGGCGGGGCGCCTAA
- a CDS encoding RHS repeat-associated core domain-containing protein, with the protein MDEWHRVLDTRLNDALVARVNLSNGNLMLAATDFDIAGVGQKLQLARTYNSLEAPWGKVSQRWWQGYERYLQIGDTEVVVFDATGAALRFKQTSTGTYTTPTGYAKDLKKNADGTYTLTDRKSGSRDTYDAHGTLTKVADKNHGTITVDQHDESGEHKGFKLTETRSGRWIDLVKTYGNQWQAKDHTGRTAVFDLDTHGHLAKVTDTAGKATSYTYDGDGRLTKVTTPEGTVTLFTYDGHNRVTSMQRATESSASGHTGPTWRFDYSAATPQDAGTTTVTDPDGDATVHWHNADGEVTKVKDPLDHYRHASYTNHLTQTTTDAMGTGTDGTGGNVTTYGWDTRNNPVKTQLPMGATASVTAYQTIAGTDLPNDFTSADGRKDSFSYDTNGNTMSVTTSGTAGGQRTYTYNKATPTCGGFEGQRCTATVKINDTRSSKTSFTYDDKGNLSKVTPPAPLGETTYTYDALGRVETVTDGRGIKTVYTYDTRDRVTKVSSTNATVTFDYDGDGNLKVRTDASGTTRWDYDKLNRERIRTLQNGAQTALAYTPGGEVDHYTDPTGKTDYTWDAAGRLDYLTAPDGKKTDFEHNNNDKRTKTVYPGGTTQSATIDKNGRPSAIKTTAGTTTLIDLTYTYTNSAGKDTTKIRTRTDNLTKLRTTYDYDTQDRLRYALETDSAGTRKASWLYCFDQAGNLTSQDGSAATCPGSAQFTYNDALQLTAQTGSTTPWSYDKTGNETAGGRVAATARSNEKWTDYHQLADITVGGTSHDLVHAGTDNNERTKFGATWFHHTAVGLASTTTNGVDTGFIREPAGTLNSMTTGGKSYYYLTDATGNVLGLADDTGKRTHTYAYGPTGLPRGTTTEATPQPFRYAGAYLDATGLYKMGHRYYDPQLGRFTQPDPSGQETNPYLYAGGDPVNNGDPTGLLSLDTLGNIGSGLSVAGIVYEGLTGGPDAAEAATAGVIADIGITGLCEAGAAAVGGPAGAGAAVPYCAAIGTAAGAYVTANYQNSAT; encoded by the coding sequence GTGGACGAATGGCATCGCGTCCTCGACACCCGCCTGAACGACGCCCTCGTGGCCCGGGTGAACCTGTCCAACGGCAACCTGATGCTCGCGGCCACCGACTTCGACATCGCCGGCGTCGGCCAGAAGCTGCAGCTCGCCCGCACCTACAACTCCCTCGAGGCGCCCTGGGGGAAGGTCTCGCAGCGCTGGTGGCAGGGCTACGAGCGCTACCTCCAGATTGGCGACACCGAGGTGGTCGTCTTCGACGCCACCGGGGCAGCCCTGCGCTTCAAGCAGACCAGCACCGGCACCTACACCACGCCGACCGGCTACGCCAAGGACCTGAAGAAGAACGCGGACGGCACCTACACCCTGACCGACCGCAAGTCCGGCAGCCGCGACACCTACGACGCACACGGCACGCTCACCAAGGTCGCGGACAAGAACCACGGCACGATCACCGTCGACCAGCACGACGAGAGCGGCGAGCACAAGGGCTTCAAGCTCACCGAGACCCGCTCGGGCCGCTGGATCGACCTGGTCAAGACGTACGGCAACCAGTGGCAGGCCAAGGACCACACCGGCCGTACCGCCGTCTTCGACCTCGACACGCACGGCCACCTCGCCAAGGTGACCGACACGGCGGGCAAGGCCACCTCGTACACCTACGACGGCGACGGCCGCCTGACCAAGGTGACCACCCCGGAGGGCACGGTCACCCTCTTCACCTACGACGGCCACAACCGCGTGACCTCCATGCAGCGCGCCACCGAGTCGTCGGCCAGCGGCCACACCGGCCCGACCTGGCGCTTCGACTACAGCGCGGCCACGCCGCAGGACGCCGGCACCACGACGGTCACCGACCCGGACGGCGACGCCACGGTCCACTGGCACAACGCCGACGGCGAGGTCACCAAGGTCAAGGACCCGCTGGACCACTACCGGCACGCCAGCTACACCAACCACCTGACCCAGACCACGACCGACGCGATGGGCACGGGGACGGACGGCACGGGCGGCAACGTCACCACCTACGGCTGGGACACCCGTAACAACCCGGTCAAGACCCAGCTGCCCATGGGTGCCACCGCGTCGGTGACGGCGTACCAGACGATCGCCGGCACGGACCTGCCGAACGACTTCACCTCCGCCGACGGCCGTAAGGACTCGTTCTCCTACGACACCAACGGCAACACCATGTCGGTCACCACGTCCGGCACCGCCGGCGGGCAGCGCACCTACACCTACAACAAGGCCACCCCCACCTGCGGCGGCTTCGAGGGCCAGCGCTGCACGGCGACGGTGAAAATCAACGACACCCGCTCGTCGAAGACGTCCTTCACCTACGACGACAAGGGCAACTTGTCCAAGGTCACGCCGCCCGCGCCGCTGGGTGAGACGACGTACACCTACGACGCGCTCGGCCGCGTCGAGACCGTCACCGACGGCCGCGGCATCAAGACCGTCTACACCTACGACACCCGCGACCGGGTCACGAAGGTGTCCTCGACCAACGCGACCGTCACCTTCGACTACGACGGCGACGGCAACCTCAAGGTCCGCACCGACGCCTCCGGCACCACCCGCTGGGACTACGACAAACTCAACCGCGAGAGGATCCGCACCCTCCAGAACGGTGCGCAGACCGCCCTCGCCTACACCCCGGGCGGCGAGGTCGACCACTACACCGACCCCACCGGGAAGACCGACTACACGTGGGACGCCGCCGGCCGCCTGGACTACCTGACCGCGCCGGACGGCAAGAAGACCGACTTCGAGCACAACAACAACGACAAGCGCACCAAGACGGTCTACCCCGGCGGCACCACCCAGTCGGCCACCATCGACAAGAACGGCCGCCCGTCCGCGATCAAGACCACCGCGGGCACGACGACGCTCATCGACCTGACCTACACCTACACCAACAGCGCGGGCAAGGACACCACCAAGATCCGCACCCGCACCGACAACCTCACCAAACTCAGGACCACCTACGACTACGACACCCAGGACCGGCTCCGTTACGCCCTGGAGACCGACTCCGCGGGTACCCGCAAGGCGTCGTGGCTGTACTGCTTCGACCAGGCCGGCAACCTCACCAGCCAGGACGGCTCCGCGGCCACCTGCCCCGGCTCGGCGCAGTTCACCTACAACGACGCCCTCCAGCTCACCGCCCAGACCGGCTCCACGACACCGTGGTCGTACGACAAGACCGGCAACGAAACAGCCGGCGGCCGCGTCGCCGCGACGGCGCGGTCGAACGAGAAGTGGACCGACTACCACCAGCTGGCCGACATCACGGTGGGCGGCACGAGCCACGACCTGGTCCACGCGGGCACCGACAACAACGAGCGCACGAAGTTCGGTGCGACGTGGTTCCACCACACCGCAGTCGGTCTGGCGTCCACGACCACCAACGGCGTCGACACGGGATTCATCCGCGAACCGGCGGGCACCTTGAACTCCATGACGACCGGGGGTAAGTCGTACTACTACCTCACCGACGCCACGGGCAACGTCCTGGGTCTGGCGGACGACACGGGCAAGCGCACGCACACCTACGCCTACGGCCCCACCGGCCTGCCCCGCGGCACCACCACCGAGGCAACCCCCCAACCGTTCCGTTATGCCGGTGCCTACCTGGACGCGACGGGTCTGTACAAGATGGGCCACCGCTACTACGACCCCCAGCTCGGCCGCTTCACCCAGCCGGACCCGTCCGGACAGGAAACCAACCCCTACCTGTACGCGGGCGGCGACCCCGTCAACAACGGTGATCCCACCGGGCTGCTCTCACTGGACACCCTGGGGAACATCGGCAGTGGGCTTTCCGTTGCCGGCATCGTCTATGAAGGCCTGACCGGCGGCCCGGACGCGGCGGAAGCCGCAACGGCGGGTGTCATCGCGGACATCGGCATCACAGGTCTTTGTGAAGCCGGGGCTGCGGCCGTGGGAGGGCCGGCCGGAGCGGGGGCAGCGGTGCCCTATTGCGCAGCCATAGGAACTGCCGCGGGAGCCTACGTCACGGCGAACTACCAGAACAGCGCGACGTGA
- a CDS encoding IclR family transcriptional regulator, whose protein sequence is MQSVDRAVSVLEILARLGEAGVTEIAEELDVHKSTAFRLLGVLENRGLVAQAKDRGKYYLGAGVLRLAGAAAVRLDISQEGVPVCRELADELGETVNIAVLDDDAAVNIMQARGTASVTAQNWLGRRTPLHATSSGKVLLAHMPPALREGLLARPLPRFTERTVTGASTLRGELEAVVRQGYGMTVEELELGLAAVAAPVRAHDGQVIAAISVSGPVYRLNADRLPELAQRMVAAGAELSRRMGYGF, encoded by the coding sequence GTGCAGTCGGTGGATCGCGCCGTCAGCGTCCTGGAGATCCTGGCCCGGCTCGGGGAGGCGGGCGTCACGGAGATCGCCGAAGAGCTGGACGTGCACAAGTCCACCGCGTTCCGGCTGCTCGGCGTCCTGGAGAACCGCGGCCTGGTGGCGCAGGCGAAGGACCGCGGCAAGTACTACCTGGGAGCCGGTGTGCTGCGGCTGGCGGGTGCGGCGGCGGTCCGGCTGGACATCTCGCAGGAGGGCGTCCCGGTGTGCCGGGAGCTCGCCGACGAGCTGGGCGAGACCGTCAACATCGCGGTCCTCGACGACGACGCGGCCGTCAACATCATGCAGGCTCGCGGCACGGCGTCCGTGACCGCGCAGAACTGGCTCGGCCGGCGCACCCCGCTGCACGCCACGTCCAGCGGAAAGGTGCTGCTCGCGCACATGCCGCCGGCCCTGCGCGAGGGCCTGCTGGCCCGTCCGCTGCCCCGGTTCACCGAGCGCACGGTCACCGGCGCGTCCACGCTCCGCGGCGAGCTGGAGGCCGTGGTCCGGCAGGGCTACGGGATGACCGTCGAGGAGCTGGAGCTGGGACTCGCCGCCGTGGCCGCGCCGGTCCGGGCGCACGACGGCCAGGTGATCGCCGCGATCAGCGTCTCGGGGCCGGTCTACCGGCTGAACGCGGACCGGCTGCCGGAACTGGCCCAGCGCATGGTGGCGGCCGGCGCCGAGCTGTCGCGCCGTATGGGCTACGGCTTCTGA
- a CDS encoding roadblock/LC7 domain-containing protein produces the protein MTAPKATDHATTGKSGELNWLLDELVDRVASIRKAVVLSGDGLPTGASKDLTREDSEHLAAVASGFHSLAKGVGRHFEAGSVRQTVVELDDAFLFVTAAGDGSCLAVLSDADSDIGQVAYEMTLLVKRVGVHLGTAPRTDLPAGG, from the coding sequence ATGACCGCACCGAAGGCGACCGACCACGCCACGACCGGCAAGTCAGGCGAGCTGAACTGGCTGCTCGACGAACTGGTGGACCGCGTGGCGAGCATCCGCAAGGCCGTCGTGCTGTCCGGCGACGGACTGCCCACCGGGGCCTCCAAGGACCTGACCCGCGAGGACAGCGAGCACCTGGCCGCCGTGGCCTCCGGCTTCCACAGCCTGGCCAAGGGCGTCGGCCGCCACTTCGAGGCGGGCAGCGTCCGGCAGACGGTGGTCGAACTGGACGACGCCTTCCTGTTCGTCACGGCCGCCGGCGACGGCAGCTGCCTCGCCGTCCTGTCCGACGCCGATTCCGACATCGGCCAGGTCGCCTACGAGATGACGCTCCTCGTGAAGCGGGTCGGGGTGCATCTGGGCACCGCTCCGCGCACCGACCTGCCCGCCGGCGGGTAG
- a CDS encoding DUF742 domain-containing protein, with the protein MSADGQAGSHWFDDEAGPVVRPYAMTRGRTSHAAQHRLDVIAVVVTEPDAGDPETDPTLSPEHVRIVGLCRDTPQSVAELAAELDLPIGVVRVLIGDLVDAEFVHVTRPVPPAELPDESILRDVINGLRAL; encoded by the coding sequence ATGAGCGCAGACGGACAGGCAGGAAGCCACTGGTTCGACGACGAGGCAGGACCGGTCGTGCGCCCCTACGCCATGACGCGCGGCCGCACCAGCCACGCGGCCCAGCACCGCCTCGACGTGATCGCGGTGGTCGTCACGGAGCCCGACGCGGGCGACCCGGAGACCGACCCGACGCTGTCCCCGGAACACGTGCGCATCGTCGGACTGTGCCGTGACACACCGCAGTCGGTCGCCGAACTCGCCGCCGAACTCGACCTGCCCATCGGCGTGGTACGGGTGCTCATCGGCGATCTCGTGGACGCGGAGTTCGTCCATGTGACCCGGCCGGTGCCACCGGCCGAACTCCCGGACGAAAGTATTCTGCGCGACGTGATCAACGGCCTCCGGGCACTGTGA
- a CDS encoding ATP/GTP-binding protein gives MIFGRSERGKPPVEPVTLKILVAGGFGVGKTTLVGAVSEIRPLRTEEPLTEVSRPVDDTTGVEGKHTTTVAMDFGRITLREDLVLYLFGTPGQERFWFMWDELSEGALGAVVLADTRRLEDCFAAIDYFERRAIPFLVGVNCFEGEVRYPADEVRRALDLDDHVPLVLCDARDRESVKDVLVGVVQHAMAQAADRRQAVAT, from the coding sequence ATGATCTTCGGGCGTTCTGAACGCGGCAAGCCCCCGGTCGAGCCCGTCACGCTCAAGATCCTCGTGGCCGGCGGCTTCGGCGTGGGCAAGACCACCCTCGTCGGCGCGGTCAGCGAGATCAGACCGCTGCGCACCGAGGAACCGCTCACCGAGGTCAGCCGCCCGGTCGACGACACCACCGGCGTCGAGGGCAAGCACACCACCACCGTCGCCATGGACTTCGGCCGCATCACCCTCCGCGAGGACCTGGTCCTCTACCTCTTCGGAACGCCCGGCCAGGAGCGGTTCTGGTTCATGTGGGACGAGCTGTCCGAGGGTGCGCTCGGCGCCGTCGTCCTCGCCGACACCCGCCGCCTGGAGGACTGCTTCGCCGCCATCGACTACTTCGAGCGGCGCGCCATCCCCTTCCTGGTCGGCGTCAACTGCTTCGAGGGGGAAGTCCGTTACCCGGCCGACGAGGTCCGCAGGGCCCTCGACCTGGACGACCACGTTCCCCTCGTGCTGTGCGACGCCCGCGACCGCGAATCGGTCAAGGACGTCCTCGTCGGCGTCGTCCAGCACGCCATGGCCCAGGCCGCGGACCGCCGTCAGGCGGTCGCGACCTGA
- a CDS encoding NUDIX domain-containing protein has translation MSESLYSHTGPGSHCSSCGAPYGVGASGWPRTCPSCGTVAYRNPLPVAVALQPVYDTQGTALVVITRTVAPARGGIALPGGFVNDREDWRQAVVRELAEETGIDAAARDVRLADAMSSPDGHLLLFGLLPERPADGLPASAPTDETEGWHLLRRPQELAFPLHTLAVRGWFEGRYI, from the coding sequence GTGTCCGAATCCCTGTACTCCCACACCGGCCCCGGCTCGCACTGTTCGAGCTGCGGCGCACCTTACGGAGTGGGCGCCTCCGGCTGGCCCCGCACCTGCCCCTCCTGCGGCACCGTGGCCTACCGCAACCCCCTGCCGGTCGCGGTGGCCCTCCAGCCCGTGTACGACACCCAGGGCACCGCCCTCGTCGTCATCACCCGAACCGTGGCCCCCGCGCGCGGAGGCATCGCCCTGCCCGGCGGCTTCGTCAACGACCGCGAGGACTGGCGCCAGGCCGTCGTGCGGGAACTCGCGGAGGAGACCGGCATCGACGCCGCGGCCCGCGACGTACGCCTCGCCGACGCGATGAGCTCCCCCGACGGCCACCTGTTGCTCTTCGGCCTCCTGCCGGAACGCCCCGCCGACGGACTCCCGGCCTCCGCCCCCACCGACGAGACGGAGGGCTGGCACCTCCTGCGCAGACCGCAGGAACTGGCCTTCCCCCTGCACACGCTCGCCGTCCGCGGCTGGTTCGAGGGCCGCTACATCTGA
- a CDS encoding nitrate- and nitrite sensing domain-containing protein, with translation MRFRGKSIRRKIVALLLVPLVSLTAIWAFATVLTGREAARLFSVSSLVEEIGYPTEDTVRVLQQERRQALVYLADPRASNGLAALRRSQAATDAAVAEIRKNARDPDVRDALGASDGERLTAVLEAFDGIESLRRSIADGTVDRAQAFELYNRLVDPCYALLANLHVVDNVEMDTQYRALVNLSRARELLSREDALLGSALVVGRLSRTEVRRISDLIAQRTLLYDANRALLPASDRDRYERFWKNAETAPLRVAEEAAVATRSGTPSGVTARTWDTAAGDVLAELGTLDDETADRYQERVRPIATGVIVKVVVAGALGLAALLVSLVVSVRIGRGLIRDLRQLRLEAHEASGVRLPSVMRRLSAGEQVDVETEVPRLEYDKNEIGEVGQALNTLQRAAVEAAVKQAELRAGVSEVFVNLARRSQVLLHKQLTLLDTMERRTEDTEELADLFRLDHLTTRMRRHAEGLVILSGAAPSRQWRKPIQLMDVVRAAVAEVEDYERIEVRRLPRIAVTGPAVADLTHLVAELLENATVFSPPHTAVQVVGERVANGFTLEIHDRGLGMAADALLEANLRLAETPEFELSDTDRLGLFVVSRLAQRQNVRVSLQPSPYGGTTAVVFIPDTLLTDDVPDTNGIGFRLDRPRPAKDTEAGGRRAALSKAPVKVPGLPPALLDGPVELEAPVDLDALDAMGTIDAIDAIDDFPGVLDGEDTDRGGLFRPRRSLLAADEDTPGRPGPRQHGASRTRDASAGDGTDEDDHLDAPVPLPRRRTPKLVSSHGRPVTEQRTRRAGPDEEPPEGPAPRPADPDRATPLPTRRRGSSPLGRGTTAPAHRENRENADSRDSGASHPSDRATTSLRALRGRTESPDRAPGPGTGTGTDRGPGAGTDPGAGTHPGTDPGSGPLPRRVRQASLAPQLRQGPAHRTDDRAAPGERDADEVRNRMASLQRGWRRGREENAAGDDAHSSTAPHRTTKGDGR, from the coding sequence ATGCGCTTTCGCGGGAAGTCCATCCGCCGGAAGATCGTGGCACTGCTGCTCGTGCCGTTGGTGTCCCTGACGGCGATCTGGGCGTTCGCCACGGTGCTCACGGGGCGCGAGGCAGCCCGGCTGTTCAGTGTGTCGTCCCTCGTCGAGGAGATCGGTTACCCCACCGAGGACACCGTCCGCGTACTCCAGCAGGAGCGCCGCCAGGCCCTCGTCTACCTCGCCGATCCCCGCGCCTCCAACGGCCTCGCCGCCCTCAGGCGCAGCCAGGCCGCCACCGACGCGGCCGTGGCCGAGATCCGCAAGAACGCCCGCGACCCCGATGTGCGGGACGCCCTCGGCGCGAGCGACGGTGAGCGGCTGACCGCCGTCCTGGAGGCGTTCGACGGCATCGAGTCCCTGCGCCGCAGCATCGCCGACGGCACCGTCGACCGCGCCCAGGCCTTCGAGCTGTACAACCGCCTGGTCGACCCGTGCTACGCGCTGCTGGCCAACCTCCACGTCGTCGACAACGTGGAGATGGACACCCAGTACCGCGCCCTCGTCAACCTCTCCCGCGCCCGCGAACTCCTCTCCCGCGAGGACGCCCTGCTCGGCTCCGCCCTGGTCGTCGGCCGGCTCTCCCGCACCGAGGTGCGCCGGATCTCCGACCTCATCGCCCAGCGCACCCTGCTCTACGACGCCAACCGGGCCCTGCTCCCGGCGTCGGACCGGGACCGCTACGAGCGGTTCTGGAAGAACGCCGAGACCGCCCCCCTCCGAGTCGCCGAGGAAGCCGCCGTCGCCACCAGGTCCGGCACCCCCAGCGGCGTCACCGCGCGGACCTGGGACACCGCCGCCGGCGACGTCCTCGCCGAACTCGGCACCCTCGACGACGAGACCGCCGACCGCTACCAGGAACGCGTCCGCCCGATCGCGACCGGCGTCATCGTCAAGGTCGTCGTCGCCGGCGCCCTCGGCCTCGCCGCCCTGCTCGTCTCCCTCGTGGTCTCGGTGCGCATCGGCCGCGGCCTGATCCGGGACCTGCGCCAGCTCCGCCTGGAGGCCCACGAGGCGTCCGGCGTGCGGCTGCCGAGCGTGATGCGCCGGCTCTCCGCGGGCGAGCAGGTCGACGTGGAGACCGAGGTGCCGCGCCTGGAGTACGACAAGAACGAGATCGGCGAAGTCGGCCAGGCCCTCAACACCCTCCAGCGCGCCGCCGTCGAAGCCGCCGTCAAGCAGGCCGAACTGCGCGCCGGGGTCTCCGAGGTCTTCGTCAACCTCGCCCGCCGCAGCCAGGTCCTGCTGCACAAGCAGCTCACGCTCCTCGACACCATGGAACGCCGCACCGAGGACACCGAGGAACTGGCCGACCTCTTCCGTCTCGACCACCTCACCACGCGGATGCGCCGGCACGCCGAGGGCCTGGTGATCCTCTCCGGCGCGGCCCCGTCCCGGCAGTGGCGCAAGCCGATCCAGCTCATGGACGTCGTACGGGCCGCCGTCGCCGAGGTCGAGGACTACGAGCGCATCGAGGTCCGCAGACTGCCGCGGATCGCCGTCACCGGCCCGGCCGTCGCCGACCTCACCCACCTCGTGGCCGAACTCCTGGAAAACGCCACCGTCTTCTCCCCGCCGCACACCGCCGTCCAGGTCGTGGGGGAGCGGGTCGCCAACGGCTTCACCCTGGAGATCCACGACCGCGGCCTCGGCATGGCGGCCGACGCGCTCCTCGAAGCCAACCTCCGGCTCGCCGAGACCCCGGAGTTCGAGCTGTCCGACACCGACCGGCTCGGCCTGTTCGTGGTCAGCCGGCTCGCGCAGCGGCAGAACGTCCGGGTCTCCCTCCAGCCGTCCCCGTACGGCGGCACCACCGCCGTCGTCTTCATCCCCGACACCCTGCTGACGGACGACGTCCCGGACACCAACGGCATCGGTTTTCGCCTCGACCGGCCGCGGCCCGCCAAGGACACCGAGGCCGGCGGCCGCCGGGCCGCGCTCTCCAAGGCGCCCGTGAAGGTCCCCGGCCTGCCCCCCGCGCTGCTCGACGGGCCGGTCGAGCTGGAGGCCCCCGTCGACCTCGACGCCCTCGACGCCATGGGCACCATCGACGCGATCGATGCCATCGACGACTTCCCCGGCGTGCTCGACGGCGAGGACACCGACCGCGGCGGCCTGTTCCGCCCCCGCCGCTCGCTCCTCGCCGCCGACGAGGACACACCGGGACGCCCCGGCCCACGTCAGCACGGAGCCTCCCGCACCCGCGACGCGTCCGCGGGCGACGGCACCGACGAGGACGACCACCTCGACGCGCCCGTCCCACTGCCCCGCCGCCGTACACCCAAGCTGGTCAGCTCCCACGGGCGCCCGGTCACCGAGCAGCGCACCCGCCGCGCCGGCCCGGACGAGGAACCGCCGGAGGGCCCCGCCCCGCGCCCGGCCGACCCGGACCGCGCGACGCCGCTCCCGACCCGCCGCCGCGGCAGCTCCCCGCTCGGCCGCGGCACCACCGCACCGGCCCACCGGGAGAACCGCGAGAACGCGGACTCCCGTGACAGCGGGGCCTCCCACCCGAGCGACCGCGCGACGACCTCACTGCGCGCCCTGCGGGGCCGCACCGAAAGCCCGGACCGCGCGCCCGGCCCCGGCACCGGAACCGGTACCGACCGCGGACCCGGCGCCGGCACCGACCCCGGAGCCGGCACTCACCCCGGAACCGATCCCGGCTCCGGCCCGCTGCCCCGCCGCGTGCGGCAGGCCAGCCTCGCGCCGCAGCTGCGGCAGGGACCGGCGCACCGTACCGACGACCGCGCGGCACCCGGGGAACGGGACGCCGACGAGGTCCGCAACCGTATGGCCTCCCTCCAGCGAGGCTGGCGGCGCGGCCGCGAGGAGAACGCCGCGGGCGACGACGCCCACAGCTCCACGGCACCACACCGAACGACTAAGGGGGACGGTCGATGA